A genomic window from Vitis riparia cultivar Riparia Gloire de Montpellier isolate 1030 chromosome 18, EGFV_Vit.rip_1.0, whole genome shotgun sequence includes:
- the LOC117907958 gene encoding mitochondrial outer membrane protein porin 2-like codes for MDARMNVKPTLSVTNFLPSTRFIGSFNFLKSYKNKLAVEYFHEYATLGAAVTLNYFLPIDVSAVFGTPWINFGGEATYSVFNGTWDKYSVGVSWATQQHSALSFTLLDKGETLRVLYWHPIGQMKKGAVAGEVKRRIATKESKLTIGCAYAINPHTLIKVRMNQYGYFGAALKQEVQPNTFFTISGTFELQALRKAPRIGVALEHKG; via the exons ATGGATGCACGGATGAAT GTGAAACCAACCTTGAGCGTCACAAATTTTCTGCCATCCACCAGGTTTATTGGTTCATTTAACTTTTTGAAATCCTACAAAAACAAG CTAGCGGTTGAATACTTCCATGAGTATGCAACTTTAGGCGCAGCAGTTACCCTAAACTACTTTCTCCCCATTGACGTTTCAGCAGTTTTTGGTACGCCCTGGATTAATTTTGGGGGTGAGGCTACATATTCGGTGTTCAATGGGACTTGGGACAAATACAGTGTTGGTGTAAGCTGGGCGACGCAACAACACTCCGCTCTCTCCTTCACTCT gCTGGACAAAGGAGAGACTCTAAGGGTGTTATATTGGCATCCTATAGGGCAGATGAAGAAGGGAGCAGTGGCAGGTGAGGTCAAAAGAAGGATCGCCACAAAGGAATCCAAGCTAACAATAGGATGCGCATATGCAATTAATCCTCACACACTGATAAAGGTCAGGATGAACCAGTATGGCTATTTTGGGGCTGCACTGAAACAGGAGGTCCAACCAAATACCTTTTTCACAATTTCTGGCACCTTCGAACTCCAGGCCTTGAGGAAGGCTCCCCGGATTGGGGTGGCACTCGAGCATAAGGGTTGA